The Rhipicephalus sanguineus isolate Rsan-2018 chromosome 4, BIME_Rsan_1.4, whole genome shotgun sequence DNA window TCAACAATATAGTAGATGGCTTGAACTTTCATTAAGTCGATAAACTTGCATATACAAAATTCCATCTTACTACTACTACCCCTTTAATTAACCTAGACTTTTTTTGCACTTTGCTGTGGCAACATAATAGATGGTCTTGTTTTTGCATACTACCAACATTCACGTAACTGGTGTTCTAAGTTAGTAGATTCACTGCAATCCTTTTACTTGAAtaagttttttttccttattcttTCCAGGCCAACCTGTACCTCTGCCTCCCTCAGAATGTGATTTTGCTATTGCTTGCTCAGAATCTCAAGCCTCAATCTCTGGTGCATCGGTTGTATCCGCCCTAGCCGGGACGTCTCCAATCAAAGGAGGCGTTGTTTCAAACGATCAAGCATTGGTCAGCACCACCGATGCGTCTAGAGTACAAACAGACACCAACGAAAATTCGTTACGTTTGCCATCCGTCGTGAATGTGACGCCATCTCAAGACAGTGCAGATCTTTCCAAAGGTCCAAATAACTGTGATGCCCCGGCTTGGAGAAGCCCATGACAATCCTGACCATCGACAGCCCGAACAAAAAGCAGTTGAGTTGTAACAAAAACAGGAGTCAAGTGGTGGGTCGGTCTCTAGAGAACATTGTTGGTAGGAAAAATGCTCTCAACTTGCCAGTCTCCAAGGCAGAAAGTCACAGTTATTCCGGGGAGTATTCGACTAATGAGGAGGCTCAGAAGGATGTTCCCAAGAGCGCGGGCAGCCCCAGGAAGCCAGCAAAGCGGTCGTTGTCGTCGCAAGCTGCCGAGGCATTCCGTGAGCTCGACAGCCTCTCCAAGCAACTAGCTAAGCCAAGCCACCTGCCGGAGGCCTGTATCCGGctttgggctgcagaaatagtgGTGGCGCTCGGTCACCTGCATCAACTGGGTGTCATTCGGCAGGACCTTTGTCCGCATGACGTCCTTTTGGGAGAAGGAGGTGAGTCGTCAACAACCATGCACAGATCCAGGGTGCACTTTTGAATGTCCTGACCCCACCAAAATTTGTGTGCACAgcatcagtgtgcagcgtgtaacAAACTTAGAAATTGCTTCTTCTCAGCTGTTACTGTTCTTCTTGCATTGGAGGGACAAGAAAGATTTAATAATTACCGCCAGCAGGTGAACATCCGAGGAAATCGGTTGTGCTGGGTTCAACACGCAAGGACATTGGCATGCTTAAAAGTGTCCTGAGGTACTTTTATCAAttaatcatcaaatgacctcagcATTAaactttattgcctcacgaatcaattgGCACAAAAATTCTTTAGTCTGTCAAGTAGGAGTGGAGTTAcaggagttacagggatttgtcaggCGCTGGCTTTTTGTCTCATCGTTCGTCCCGACAAGTACGCTGAAAGCTGAAGCTAAAGGGAATATAACAAAGAGCCAAGAAGCTGTGTCAGTGCATGTCATGAACTTGAGTGCACGCCATGATAAATGTTTGCTCACTCCCAGTGTGATTCCAGTGAGtgctagtgttgctactgtgtaattttagcacactaCAGAGCGTAGCGCCAACACGTGGTgacaccccatggcaagaagtgcatttgatccaaatgccgctcttggtttatgtcagctaACTCTGTACAAATCTGAGTGCATTTCAAACCAATCGGTGAGGCTGTAGTTCACAGTCTTGCTTTATTGCATTAAAATGGATGTTGATTAGCAGAAGAcagctatatatatatgttgtacaCTGTTGGCTTAGAAACGGTGAATTTTTCATGCGTGAAGAAAGCTAAGGAAAAAAATCATTCTTTGCCCTATAGTTGAAATAAAGTGGAAAATGTAAATAGGAAGTTTCTCATTCACCCGCTTATATTGTGAGTGCTGAATAAAGTTTTCTTGGTAAGCTTACCCTTTCACCTTGTACGCTTCTGCAGAGATCTTTCAAACAAGGCATGAAACATTGTACAGCAGAACAGTTAACACGTTCAGTCTGTTAGCACCACTCGGTTACCTCCTTAAAAACTGGTGTAACCGCCTTCATTCGCATTGTCTCGTTTACATTGTGCCAACTTGCTGCTCCTCAACAGGTCACGTGGTCCTCACGTACAGCTGTTACTTCAACTGCGTTGACCGGTCACCCAGTCAGTTCGCTCGGGAGAATCAGTATTGTGCTCCAGGTAAGTCAAACAACACCCTGCATAGCCTCTGTGGGTTTTTGAAAGTTAAGGGCAGGTTAGACTAGCATCTCGAGACCTTCATCGCTTTCTTGGAAATTTTCTCAGCGCATGGAAATGAAGCTTCCAGATTATGATATTTACGAGCTCATGCCCTTGCTTCTGCAGATTACTGGGATAATTGCCAACAATGATAGTGGTTCTTCTGGAGCTGTGATTTCCTAATGAATGGAATAGAAAAATTTGTTTGGCGGTCTCAAATTCTAAAGGTGGTACGTGTAGTTTTTGTTTCTCAGGTCGCTGTAGTTACACGTGCTAGTGAAAAACAGTCTTTAATATGGGCTCACATCAAAAGACTGGTCAGAGGTCACATACAGCTGTTTGCATAGCTTGAATGAATAGACAGTAAGCGAAATTCTGCAATGGATCTATTACAACTCTTTTTCTTTTCGCATTTCATCAGTGGTGATAGCAATGCATGAATTACCAATCACTGACTTGATGATACCAGACACCTCTTGGTATCACCAGTATCACTTGATTGTAATCAACGGGTGATTAAAAATGTTAGGAATCACTCAAATGAAGTCATTGCATTACATCAGCCCTTTTGCACGTCATCCTTATTTTTCATTGCTCTTTGTGCCACCACAGAGCCACTTTTATTTGATTACTGTATAGCTCTGCATTATCTCTTTCGCAATGTCTCAGAAATCGACAACTTGGGTCCCGTGACACCAGCATGTGACTGGTGGAGTTTTGGAGCGCTGTTGTACGAGCTCTTTGCTGAAGCTGTGAGTGGTCCCTTTTTTCTCTTTGGGCACTGTGTCACGAAAGAAGCGCTAACTTCTTACTGAGCTGCTCTAGAAAGAGCTGTCAAGATGTGCAGTTATTTACATAATAAACTTCTGTAGCTTAGTTTTAGTATTGGTGCTGTTGCCTGCTTTAGGACTATTTGCATAAGATAGCAATGTTGTGTTGAAGATGTTTGTGTGGATTGGCGAGGTTGAGATTTCAGTGAAATGTCATCTGGTCTGGAAGAACTGTGGTGAAAACAGAACTGACACCTACTGAGATGaggaaattataaaaaaaaaaaagacatttcagCCCCTATACAGTAGCGTGCTGTTTCCAATGTTCAGTGAATAACGTGTGCATGTGTTGAGTGAAGCGCAGTTGTTGGCATACGGTGTGAGTGTTTATTAAATCAAGATTTTTATTCTTCATGTTCAAAGTTTGTGTTGTCTAGATATGTAAAAACTGCAAACAACTGAGGCACTAGATTCGAGTCGGTGGTACATAGTTCTGATTCCCCTGCCCCTTCGCATTTGTGTAGGTTATTCATTAATTCATTTATCCATAGTGTCAGCTCCATTACAGCTATTACAAGAGTGGAGAGgattaaaaagaaacaagaaacacaAAATTTGTAAAGCTGTACATATTTTTGTTGATGTAGATTTACAGATTTGTGAAAGAACGCTCTTTCTACTGGAATCCGTAAATGGGGAGCCTTCTTTAGTCAGTGGGACTACTGTCATAGCTAAAAATGATCTTTACCCAATGCGCCATATAGTCATACTGCCTTCTCGTTGGCCTGGCTTTCCAGCTGATGATTATGCGTGCTCACGTCATGCTTGATCCTCTAATTATCATAAACACAGGGGCCATGTGTTGAACTTCTCTGTGCAGCCGCAGCCATAATtattatactcgcggacaacttttcttggcagtgaaggaaaggctacgggggcggagctactgcacatgtactgctccgcgaaatagtccggttcggcgcgcgtttcgaatttagttttggtttgtgaaccttcctaCCTCCtagtgacggccatttgattatttgagcaaccgtcacaggcttacacagccatttgttagtgaaattcgtcacatgctccctcggcgagtcgtcggaaaagctggagggtgatgagcactcacctgaagacgaagacgccattttgactgtgaggtgcacgtaaaaggtgcgacgttttcacaggtgcaaaaacgcgaaatgacactgcataaagcaaaagaaatataaatagtatctccttggtgcgcgctgaccctcttttcaaacagcgccccgcagaaaataaagtaatgtttttttttttattcccatgCAGAAAACACggatgcaattgtgggactataatcttcagcggtagcacacgcgtagttcgactctctagccttccctccattgccaagaaaagttgtccgcgagtatagtacacTTACTACAGCTGTGAGCGAGGTACTACTCGTGTTGGCTGATACTCTGAGTGTAGAGCAATGGCACTGAGTGTAGAGCAGTGCACTCGGTGGTTgctgtgtgtatttgtgtgtgtgtcacgtggtcattttatttttctttcttttgttctttcagCCACTGATCTTATGCCATCCCGGTGGTGTTACACCAAGCACTCGCCTTTATATTCCTGCCCATGTTTCTGCTGAAGCTGCAGACTTGTTGGAAAAGGTGAGGAGTCTAGATCAATTAAATTCCATCTTATTGAACACTTATCACGTTTTGGAGTGTGCACGAAAAACCTAAAACAGCTTGTCATGTTCGAGTTTTTGATGATTCTGGTCTGTAGCGCCGCAAGTTGCACTATCGCTGCTTTGGTCAAGAGCT harbors:
- the LOC119391291 gene encoding LOW QUALITY PROTEIN: ribosomal protein S6 kinase delta-1-like (The sequence of the model RefSeq protein was modified relative to this genomic sequence to represent the inferred CDS: deleted 2 bases in 1 codon); this encodes MPPSVTPQVPPPPSPSQEDSSASRRDAVRRKTAQYLARAEQIYEHRLARRMEGERRWSLSQGPEVLESCAPVPGSTSAPTWGPGLRGPVQDLKHYKVIGVVGTVLLVLDMRRSQTFVIKVLHKSPGGSSAGRPSVVPQGVPHMAQLLCLYETDCSYFLVLEYAPGGRLWDCLAPYFTNQLPFPNRAREVSYTGSPSSPSNGSPASPCLPSGQPVPLPPSECDFAIACSESQASISGASVVSALAGTSPIKGGVVSNDQALVSTTDASRVQTDTNENSLRLPSVVNVTPSQDSADLSKGPNNCDAGLEKPMTILTIDSPNKKQLSCNKNRSQVVGRSLENIVGRKNALNLPVSKAESHSYSGEYSTNEEAQKDVPKSAGSPRKPAKRSLSSQAAEAFRELDSLSKQLAKPSHLPEACIRLWAAEIVVALGHLHQLGVIRQDLCPHDVLLGEGGHVVLTYSCYFNCVDRSPSQFARENQYCAPEIDNLGPVTPACDWWSFGALLYELFAEAPLILCHPGGVTPSTRLYIPAHVSAEAADLLEKLLAYHAHQRLGHGPTGTEDVKCHPFFATIDWKRMSLPR